A region of the Pseudomonas sp. A34-9 genome:
AGAACGCCAACGCCTGCATCTGCTCGTTCATCGCTTCGCGGCCAGCGGACAGGCGCACGTGGGATTGCGGCATGAGGATGCGCGCCACGGCGAGCATGCGGATGAAGTCGAACGGGTCGATGTCTTCGGCGTTTTCCAGCGGCGTGCCGGCGACTTTCACCAGCATGTTGATCGGCACCGATTCCGGATGCTCCGGCAGGTTGGCCAACTGGATCAGCAGATTGGCGCGGTCGTCCAGCGACTCGCCCATGCCGAGGATGCCCCCGGAGCAGATCTTCATCCCCGACTCACGCACATAGGCCAGCGTTTGCAGGCGCTCGCTGTAAGTACGGGTGGTGATGATGCTGCCGTAGAACTCGGGCGATGTGTCGAGGTTGTGGTTGTAGTAATCGAGACCGGCCTTGGCCAGTGCCTCGGTCTGATCCTGGTCGAGACGGCCAAGGGTCATGCAGGTTTCCAGGCCCATGGCCTTCACGCCTTCGACCATTTTCAGCACGTACGGCATGTCTTTGGCCGACGGATGCTTCCACGCCGCGCCCATGCAGAAACGTGTCGAACCGATGGCCTTGGCGCGAGCGGCCTCTTCAAGGACCTTCTGCACTTCCATCAGCTTTTCTTTTTCCAGGCCGGTGTTGTAGTGACCGGACTGCGGGCAGTACTTGCAGTCTTCCGGGCAAGCGCCGGTCTTGATCGACAGCAGGGTGGAAACCTGAACGCGGTTGGCGTTGAAATGTGCGCGGTGCACCGTTTGCGCCTGGAACAGCAAGTCGTTGAATGGCTGTACGAAGAGTGCTTTGACTTCGGCCAAAGACCAGTCGTGACGCAGGGTGGCAGTGGTGCTCGCGCTCATGGGCAATTCCTTGGTTATGCTTGGCTTGCGGCTGCGGGAACGGAATACCCACAGGTGCTACACGGATGTTCGGCATATTTAAGGAAGAGTCATGCGCTGTCAACCACGATACGAAGGACCGGTTTACATCTGTTTAAATAATATACAGACGTGCCTGCTCTGCGATGAACCGGCAGAAGCACAAATGCCCATCTGCAGCGCCTGCGAAACCGATCTGCCTTGGCTTGGCGAGCAGTGCGTCACCTGCGCTTTGCCGTTGGCCGCAGCGGGCCTGACCTGTGGCGAGTGCCTGCTAGAGCCGCCGGCGTTCGAACAGGTGGTCGTGCCATGGCTGTATGGTTTCCCTGTCGACAGTCTGATTACGCGCTTTAAACACAACGCGAAATGGCCGTTTGGCCACCTGCTCGCCGACGTTCTTGGGGAATACCTGCAACATCGCTTGGATGAGGGTTTGCCAAGGCCGGATGCGTTGTTGCCGGTACCGCTGGCGAAACAGCGCTTGCGTCAGCGCGGTTTCAATCAGGCTGCGATGCTGGCGCGTTGGTTGGGCAAGTCGCTGGATTTACCTTGCGAGGAAGATGTTCTGAGCAGAATTCAGAACACCAGCGCGCAGCAGGATCTCGATGCCAAGGCGCGTAAACGCAATCTGCGCCAAGCCTTCAGACTGAATCCCGATGCGCCAGTGAAGGGGCGACATCTGGCGTTGATCGATGATGTGCTGACGACCGGCGCCACCGCCCAGGCGCTGGCCCGGTTGCTGATGAACGCTGGCGCGGCACGGGTTGACGTCTACTGCGTGGCCCGCACGCCGAAACCCGGTACCTGAAGCCATCACATAACCTCTGTAGGAGCTGCGGCACGCTGCGATCTTTTGATCTTTAAAAACAAGATCGCAGCGTGCCGCAGCTCCTACAGGGGATTGGGTTTGGCTTGACTCTCGCGTCGCGAGCGGCCAACGTCCTCCCCCACCGCCACAGCAAAAAAGCGCCCTGTCCATGTCCATGCCTTCGCTGTTATCCCAGCACATCGTCCGCCGTCCGCAGCGCATCGCTTTGCTGCAACACATCGCCGAACAGGGCTCGATCACCCGCGCCGCGAAGAGTGCAGGCCTGAGCTACAAAGCCGCGTGGGACGCCATCGATGAGCTGAACAATCTCGCGCAAAAACCGCTGGTCGAACGTGCCGTCGGCGGCAAGGGCGGTGGCGGCGCGAAACTCTCCAGCGAAGGCGAGCGCGTTTTGCGCCTCTACCAAAAACTGCAGGCCTTGCAGGCGCAGGTGCTGGAAGCTGCGGAAGATGCCAGCGATCTGGATCTGCTCGGTCGCTTGATGCTCAGAACCAGCGCGCGCAATCAATTGCACGGCAAAGTCGTGGCGATTGAAGCGCAGGGCCGCAATGACCTGATCCGCCTTGAGCTGGCTGAAGGTCTGTGCCTCGACGCGCAGATTACCCACGACAGCACCGTGCACCTGGAGCTGCAACCCGGCACCGAAGTGGTGGCCCTGATCAAGGCCGGCTGGCTGGAATTGCTGAGCAACGAGCAATCTGCAACGTCTGGTCACAATCTTCTAAAGGGCACCATCGAAGCCATTCTCGACGCCGATGACGGCCCGAGCGAAGTGCGTATTACCCTGCCCAACGGCCATACCCTCTGCGCTCTGGCCGAGCCACTCGATTTGCGTACGCGCGGACTGAGCGTCGGACAAATAGTGCAGGTGCAGTTTTCGCCGGCCAATGTGCTGATCGGCACGCCGCTGTAATCAGGCGTTGCAACGAAAGCGTCATCGACGCTCATTAAGGTGGCTGCCAAAACCAAGCAGGGAGCCTGATGTGAGCCTATTAGAAGAAAACCAATCCACTGATCTGGAAAAGATGGTCGGCCTCAGCCGTCGCGGTTTCATCGGCGCGGGTGCGCTGTGCGGTGCAGCGATGTTCCTCGGCGGCAGTCTATTGAGCCGCAGCGCACTCGCCACCGGCGTCAGCGCCGGCAACAGCCGTCTGCTCGGTTTCGAGAGCATTCCGGCCGCGACCACCGACGTCATCAGCCTGCCCAAGGGCTACAAGTCTTCGGTGCTGATCAGTTGGGGCCAGCCATTGCACAAAAACGGCCCGGCCTTCGACCCGAGCGGTAACGGCACCGCGGCCGCACAGGAAGTGCAGTTCGGCGACAACAACGACGGCATGAGCCTGTTCGCCTTCCCCGACGACCGCAACCGCGCGTTGATGGCGATCAACAACGAATACACCAACTACCGCTACCTCTACCCGCACGGCGGCATGCCGCAATCGGCCGAAGACGTGCGCAAGGCGCTGGCCTGCGAAGGCGTGTCAGTGATTGAAGTGCAGCGCAAGAACGGCCAGTGGCAGTTTGTTCAGGGCTCACGCTACAACCGCCGCATTCACGGCAACTCGCCGCTGCGCATCAGCGGCCCGGCGGCCGGTCACGATCTGATGAAAACCGCTGCCGACAAACACGGCAAGAAAGTCCTCGGCACGTTCCAGAACTGCGCCAACGGTAAGACCCCGTGGGGCACTTACCTGACCTGCGAAGAAAACTTCACCGACTGCTTCGGCAGCAGCAACGCCCAGCAGCAGTTCGACCCGGCGCAAAAGCGCTACGGCGTCTCGGTCGCCAGCCGCGAAATCAACTGGCACCCGTACGACCCGCGCTTCGACATGGCGAAAAACCCCAACGAACTCAACCGACATGGCTGGGTGGTCGAGATCGACCCGTTCGATCCGCAATCGACCCCGGTCAAACGCACCGCGCTGGGCCGCTTCAAGCATGAAAACGCCGCACTGGCCGAGACCGATGACGGTCGCGCCGTGGTGTACATGGGCGATGACGAGCGCGGCGAGTTCATCTACAAATTCGTCAGCCGCGACCGCATCAACCACCGCAATGCCAAGGCCAACCGCGACATCCTCGACCACGGCACCCTGTACGTGGCCAAATTCGATGCTGGCGATGGCAACCCCGATCACCCCAAAGGCCAGGGCCAGTGGATCGAGCTGACCCACGGCAAGAACGGCATCGACGCCAGCAGCGGCTTTGCCGATCAGGCCGAAGTGCTGATCCATGCGCGCCTTGCCGCCAGCGTGGTTGGCGCGACACGCATGGATCGCCCGGAATGGATCGTCGTCAGTCCGAAGGACGGCCAGGTGTATTGCACCCTGACCAACAACGCCAAGCGTGGCGAAGACGGCCAACCCGTCGGTGGGCCGAACCCGCGCGAGAAGAACGTCTACGGGCAGATTCTGCGCTGGCGCACCGACCGCGACGATCACGCGTCGAAGACGTTTGCCTGGGACCTGTTTGTAGTCGCCGGCAATCCGGGCGTGCACGCCGGAACGCCGAAGGGCGGCTCGAAAAACATCACCCCGCAGAACATGTTCAACAGCCCGGACGGTTTGGGCTTCGACAAGGCCGGGCGCTTGTGGATTCTCACCGATGGCGACTCCAGCAACGCTGGGGATTTTGCCGGGATGGGCAATAACCAGATGCTGTGCGCCGATCCCAAGACCGGTGAAATCCGTCGGTTCATGGTCGGGCCGATTGGCTGTGAGGTGACCGGGATCAGCTTCTCGCCGGATCAGAAGACTTTGTTTGTCGGGATCCAGCATCCGGGGGAGAACGGCGGGTCGACCTTCCCTGAGCATTTGCCCAATGGCAAACCGCGGTCTTCGGTGATGGCGATTACCCGTGAGGATGGCGGGATCGTCGGCGCCTGACAGGCCCTCATCGCGAGCAGGCTCACTCCTACATTTGGAATGCGCTCCCCTGTAGGAGTGAGCCTGCTCGCGATAGCGTCAGTGAAGACACCAACCAACTCCCCCGCCGCCATCTGCGCTACCATGCTGGGCCGGACGCGGCAGCCTGCTGCGCGCAGGAGTCAGCATGGCCCACCCGTTTGAAACCCTCACCCCCGACCTCGTGCTCGATGCCGTTGAAAGCATCGGCTTCCTGAGCGATGCGCGCATTCTGGCGCTCAACAGCTACGAAAACCGCGTCTATCAAGTCGGCATCGAAGACTCCGAGCCGCTGATTGCCAAGTTCTATCGCCCGCAGCGCTGGACCAACGAAGCCATCCTCGAAGAACACAAGTTCACCTTCGAGTTGGCCGACGTCGAAATCCCGGTCGTGGCACCGCTGATCCACAACGGCGAAACCCTGCACGAACACGCTGGTTTCCGCTTCACCCTGTTCCCGCGTCGCGGCGGTCGTGCGCCAGAGCCGGGCAATCTCGATCAGCTGTATCGCCTCGGCCAGTTGCTTGGCCGCATCCACGCGGTCGGCGCGACCAAGCCGTTCGAACACCGTGAAGCGCTCGCCGTGCAGAACTTCGGCCACGCCTCGCTGAACACCTTGCTCGAAGGCAACTTCATTCCGAAAAGCCTGCTGCCGGCCTACGAGTCCGTGGCCCGCGACCTGCTCAAGCGTGTGGAAGATGCCTACGCCAACACGCCGCACCAGAACATCCGCATGCATGGCGACTGCCACCCCGGCAACATGATGTGCCGCGACGAAATGTTCCACATCGTCGACCTCGACGACTGCCGCATGGGCCCGGCGGTACAGGACATCTGGATGATGCTCGCCGGTGATCGTCAGGAATGTCTGGGGCAGTTGTCGGAATTGATGGACGGCTACAACGAGTTTCACGACTTCGACCCGCGCGAACTGGCGCTGATCGAACCGTTGCGCGCCTTGCGCCTGATGCACTACAGCGCCTGGCTGGCGCGGCGCTGGGATGACCCGGCGTTCCCGCACAGCTTTCCGTGGTTCGGTACTGAGCGTTATTGGGGCGATCAGGTGTTGGCGTTGCGTGAGCAGCTGTCCGCGCTTAACGAAGAACCTTTGAAGTTGTTCTGAATTAAAGATCAAAAGATCGCAGCCTTCGGCAGCTCCTACATGGATCGCATTCCCCTGTAGGAGCTGCCGAAGGCTGCGATCTTTTCGCTTTCTGGACACGACACATCTATACAACCTCCTTACAATCCCTCCTTTGTCAGCTGCCTGAGCAAGGATTCTGCATGCAAGCCGCCAACCCGCGTCGCGGGTATATTCTGGGCCTGAGCGCCTACATCATCTGGGGCCTGTTCCCGATCTACTTCAAAGCCATTGCCGAAGTGCCAGCCGTCGAAATCATCATCCACCGGGTGCTGTGGTCGGCGCTGTTTGGTGCGCTGCTGCTGATGGTGTGGAAACACCCGGGCTGGTTGCGCGAGTTGCTCGACAATCCCAAGCGACTGGCGATTCTGGCCTTGAGCGGTACGCTGATCGCGGCCAACTGGCTGACCTACGTGTGGTCGGTTAACAACGGGCGCATGCTCGAAGCGAGCCTCGGTTATTACATCAACCCGTTGGTCAACGTGCTGTTGGGCATGTTGATTCTTGGCGAACGCTTGCGGCGGATGCAGTGGATCGCGGTCGGTCTGGCGGCGGTCGGTGTGGCGCAACAGGTGTGGCAGGTCGGCAGTCTGCCGTGGGTGTCGCTGGTGCTGGCGTTGACGTTCGGTTTTTACGGTCTGATCCGCAAGCAGGCGCCAGTCAAGGCGTTGCCAGGGCTGGTAGTGGAAACCTGGATGCTGGTGCCGATTGCCATCGCCTGGCTGCTCTTTAACCAGACCGCGACCAGCGCTCAACCAGAGTTCTGGACCACGTCCCAAGCCTGGTGGCTGGTGGCGGCCGGTCCGGTGACATTGATCCCGCTGGTGTGCTTCAACGCCGCCACGCGCCACCTGCCTTACACCACGATCGGCTTCCTGCAATACCTGGCGCCGACGCTGGTGCTGCTGCAAGCCGTGCTGCTGTTCGGTGAACATCTATCGTCCAGCACACTGGTCGCGTTCATTTTCATCTGGGCCGGCCTGGCCGTTTACAGCGTCGATGCCGTGATCAGCTTGCGCCGGCGCGGCTGATCAAAAAACGTACAAACCTTCACAGGCCACGGTTCTCGTGGCCTGCATCGTTCCTTCCTAAGGTTATCCACAGCGTGATCCCCGCCGTTTGTGTGCAAGTCACTGAATGTTGGCGGTTTTTTGATCATCTGCGGCAAAGCCACGGCGGGCCTCGCGTTGCGGGGTGTCTCTACAGGTTATCCACAGGCAGGTGCACGTTTAAACTGGATAACCCGATCAGCGCTTAAACATCTGTGCGTAACACCAGTTCTACCATCAAATCGTCGGCCAGGGTTTCCAGGCGCGACTGCAAGACATCAAGCGACAGGGTCAATGGCACTGCAAGAATCGCCTCAGCGTGGAACAGCGGTTCACTGCTCATCGGTGCAGGACGCACCTCAGTCACCAGCCGCTCAAGGTTGACGCCCTGCTCGCTCAACAGCCGT
Encoded here:
- a CDS encoding PhoX family phosphatase gives rise to the protein MSLLEENQSTDLEKMVGLSRRGFIGAGALCGAAMFLGGSLLSRSALATGVSAGNSRLLGFESIPAATTDVISLPKGYKSSVLISWGQPLHKNGPAFDPSGNGTAAAQEVQFGDNNDGMSLFAFPDDRNRALMAINNEYTNYRYLYPHGGMPQSAEDVRKALACEGVSVIEVQRKNGQWQFVQGSRYNRRIHGNSPLRISGPAAGHDLMKTAADKHGKKVLGTFQNCANGKTPWGTYLTCEENFTDCFGSSNAQQQFDPAQKRYGVSVASREINWHPYDPRFDMAKNPNELNRHGWVVEIDPFDPQSTPVKRTALGRFKHENAALAETDDGRAVVYMGDDERGEFIYKFVSRDRINHRNAKANRDILDHGTLYVAKFDAGDGNPDHPKGQGQWIELTHGKNGIDASSGFADQAEVLIHARLAASVVGATRMDRPEWIVVSPKDGQVYCTLTNNAKRGEDGQPVGGPNPREKNVYGQILRWRTDRDDHASKTFAWDLFVVAGNPGVHAGTPKGGSKNITPQNMFNSPDGLGFDKAGRLWILTDGDSSNAGDFAGMGNNQMLCADPKTGEIRRFMVGPIGCEVTGISFSPDQKTLFVGIQHPGENGGSTFPEHLPNGKPRSSVMAITREDGGIVGA
- the bioB gene encoding biotin synthase BioB encodes the protein MSASTTATLRHDWSLAEVKALFVQPFNDLLFQAQTVHRAHFNANRVQVSTLLSIKTGACPEDCKYCPQSGHYNTGLEKEKLMEVQKVLEEAARAKAIGSTRFCMGAAWKHPSAKDMPYVLKMVEGVKAMGLETCMTLGRLDQDQTEALAKAGLDYYNHNLDTSPEFYGSIITTRTYSERLQTLAYVRESGMKICSGGILGMGESLDDRANLLIQLANLPEHPESVPINMLVKVAGTPLENAEDIDPFDFIRMLAVARILMPQSHVRLSAGREAMNEQMQALAFFAGANSIFYGDKLLTTANPQADKDMQLFARLGIQPEAREEHADEVHQAAIEQALVEQKSSEQFYNAAV
- a CDS encoding serine/threonine protein kinase translates to MAHPFETLTPDLVLDAVESIGFLSDARILALNSYENRVYQVGIEDSEPLIAKFYRPQRWTNEAILEEHKFTFELADVEIPVVAPLIHNGETLHEHAGFRFTLFPRRGGRAPEPGNLDQLYRLGQLLGRIHAVGATKPFEHREALAVQNFGHASLNTLLEGNFIPKSLLPAYESVARDLLKRVEDAYANTPHQNIRMHGDCHPGNMMCRDEMFHIVDLDDCRMGPAVQDIWMMLAGDRQECLGQLSELMDGYNEFHDFDPRELALIEPLRALRLMHYSAWLARRWDDPAFPHSFPWFGTERYWGDQVLALREQLSALNEEPLKLF
- the rarD gene encoding EamA family transporter RarD; amino-acid sequence: MQAANPRRGYILGLSAYIIWGLFPIYFKAIAEVPAVEIIIHRVLWSALFGALLLMVWKHPGWLRELLDNPKRLAILALSGTLIAANWLTYVWSVNNGRMLEASLGYYINPLVNVLLGMLILGERLRRMQWIAVGLAAVGVAQQVWQVGSLPWVSLVLALTFGFYGLIRKQAPVKALPGLVVETWMLVPIAIAWLLFNQTATSAQPEFWTTSQAWWLVAAGPVTLIPLVCFNAATRHLPYTTIGFLQYLAPTLVLLQAVLLFGEHLSSSTLVAFIFIWAGLAVYSVDAVISLRRRG
- a CDS encoding TOBE domain-containing protein, whose amino-acid sequence is MSMPSLLSQHIVRRPQRIALLQHIAEQGSITRAAKSAGLSYKAAWDAIDELNNLAQKPLVERAVGGKGGGGAKLSSEGERVLRLYQKLQALQAQVLEAAEDASDLDLLGRLMLRTSARNQLHGKVVAIEAQGRNDLIRLELAEGLCLDAQITHDSTVHLELQPGTEVVALIKAGWLELLSNEQSATSGHNLLKGTIEAILDADDGPSEVRITLPNGHTLCALAEPLDLRTRGLSVGQIVQVQFSPANVLIGTPL
- a CDS encoding ComF family protein, which gives rise to MRCQPRYEGPVYICLNNIQTCLLCDEPAEAQMPICSACETDLPWLGEQCVTCALPLAAAGLTCGECLLEPPAFEQVVVPWLYGFPVDSLITRFKHNAKWPFGHLLADVLGEYLQHRLDEGLPRPDALLPVPLAKQRLRQRGFNQAAMLARWLGKSLDLPCEEDVLSRIQNTSAQQDLDAKARKRNLRQAFRLNPDAPVKGRHLALIDDVLTTGATAQALARLLMNAGAARVDVYCVARTPKPGT